In Chryseobacterium camelliae, one DNA window encodes the following:
- a CDS encoding CocE/NonD family hydrolase — protein MKLRISILLLIFFMVARSQGKRQDDDFVEQNFTKEEVYIPMRDGVKLFTAVYIPKDISSKNRYPFLMQRTCYSVAPYGKEYRSKLGPNEYLMKDKYIFIYQDVRGRYMSEGTFTNMTPQVDHKTKKDVDESTDTYDTIEWLLKNIKNNNGKVGQFGTSYPGFYTAVGTLADHPALVASSPQAPISNFWNDDFLHNGRFMLAYFRTFPVFGVQKTKPENKAWYSDSMIKAKSDDGLKFYRDMGTLKDGYEKYYKDNFFMTEIMNHTNYDDFWQKRNLLPHLKNIKHAVMTVGGWFDAEDLSGPLNIYKTIEKTSPKAKNTIVMGPFSHGGWSYEQGKHFHNDIYFGDSIATYYQKNIETRFFNHYLKGNTKEDAGLPEALMYDTGAKAWKEFATYPPKEAQKVNFYLASGTLKPSAGQGYSEYYSDPSNPVVSSVNLKDFNGFTPRNYMSEDQRFAEGRPDVLTFTTDVLTDDLSFAGELMAKLNIATTSTDADFAVKLIDVYPEDFKPAEKKEGVVYGNYHQMVRSEIMPARFRNSKEKAEALIPNTKTAVNFRLQDVVHTFKKGHKIQVQISSTWFPLFAVNPQKFMENPNFATPQDYTKAFIKVFDDSSIEAQVLK, from the coding sequence ATGAAACTCCGCATATCCATTCTGCTTCTTATATTCTTCATGGTGGCCAGGTCACAGGGCAAACGTCAGGACGATGATTTTGTAGAACAGAACTTTACCAAAGAGGAAGTATACATCCCCATGCGGGACGGTGTCAAACTTTTTACGGCTGTATACATTCCCAAAGATATCTCTTCCAAAAACAGGTATCCTTTCCTGATGCAGAGGACATGCTACAGTGTGGCTCCTTATGGCAAGGAATACCGATCCAAACTGGGACCTAATGAATACCTAATGAAAGACAAGTATATTTTCATCTATCAGGATGTGCGCGGGCGGTACATGAGTGAAGGAACATTCACCAATATGACCCCGCAGGTGGACCACAAGACTAAGAAAGATGTGGATGAAAGCACAGATACCTATGACACCATCGAATGGCTTCTTAAAAACATCAAGAACAACAACGGGAAAGTGGGACAGTTCGGGACTTCTTATCCTGGATTTTATACTGCCGTAGGCACTCTCGCAGACCACCCTGCACTCGTTGCTTCATCTCCTCAGGCACCGATATCCAATTTCTGGAATGATGATTTCTTGCATAACGGAAGGTTCATGCTGGCTTATTTCAGAACTTTTCCCGTTTTCGGAGTACAGAAGACCAAACCGGAAAACAAGGCCTGGTATTCGGATTCCATGATCAAAGCAAAATCGGATGACGGCCTTAAATTTTACCGGGATATGGGCACCCTGAAAGACGGATACGAAAAGTATTATAAAGACAATTTCTTCATGACAGAAATTATGAACCATACCAACTATGATGATTTCTGGCAGAAAAGGAACCTGCTTCCGCACCTGAAAAATATCAAACATGCAGTAATGACCGTAGGCGGATGGTTTGACGCTGAAGATCTTTCCGGTCCGCTCAACATTTATAAAACCATTGAAAAGACCAGCCCGAAAGCTAAAAATACCATCGTTATGGGCCCGTTTTCCCATGGAGGGTGGTCATATGAACAGGGAAAGCATTTCCATAATGATATTTATTTCGGAGACAGCATTGCAACTTATTACCAGAAGAACATAGAAACACGCTTTTTCAACCACTACCTGAAAGGAAATACCAAAGAAGACGCTGGTTTGCCGGAAGCACTGATGTACGATACGGGAGCAAAAGCCTGGAAGGAGTTTGCCACCTATCCTCCGAAAGAGGCTCAAAAGGTTAATTTCTACCTGGCATCAGGAACGCTTAAACCGTCTGCCGGACAAGGATATTCTGAATATTACAGCGATCCCAGCAATCCTGTGGTAAGCTCTGTGAACCTTAAAGATTTCAACGGGTTTACCCCGAGGAACTATATGTCCGAGGACCAACGGTTTGCAGAAGGAAGGCCTGATGTACTCACCTTTACTACAGATGTTTTAACTGATGACCTTAGTTTTGCCGGCGAACTGATGGCCAAACTGAATATCGCCACCACTTCCACTGATGCCGATTTCGCCGTTAAGCTGATCGATGTCTATCCGGAAGATTTCAAACCTGCCGAAAAGAAAGAAGGGGTAGTTTATGGCAATTACCATCAGATGGTGAGGAGCGAAATTATGCCTGCACGATTCAGGAATTCAAAGGAAAAAGCAGAAGCATTGATTCCGAATACGAAAACAGCCGTCAACTTCAGGCTTCAGGATGTTGTCCATACCTTTAAGAAAGGACATAAAATCCAGGTTCAGATCAGCAGTACATGGTTTCCACTTTTCGCTGTTAACCCACAGAAATTTATGGAAAACCCTAATTTTGCCACACCGCAAGATTATACAAAGGCGTTCATTAAAGTCTTTGATGACAGTTCAATAGAAGCGCAGGTCCTGAAATAG
- a CDS encoding outer membrane beta-barrel protein, with translation MLKIDADKLISYSKIFDKIDQQVSLGNIELENNTVHTIEEVKLSVAPVKIKKDTIEFNASSIKIRPDSKIEELLKQIPGVEISNEGKIMVNGKEADQIMINGKPFFDKDGKIALQNLPADLIKNIQFTTTKTKEEELTGKTAKSKNTTINFNIDEKKNKGLISRITAGYGSDKRYEGSALISYFKKDTKISLLASSNNINSRGFSNNEIFDSMGNGRNAWMMQGGSIMSSGGTTYYMPSGDNLKGIQRSTVVGFNYNDKLGKDIDLDAFSLMYNDNNLKTRSKASRSTLLPDSVLKTNSESDGETENRQYSFDTSSKVKIDSLTSFYFSPSFSHTKSYSTGNSASSTFRNNEQLNENTSFTRTDSENNSFNPNIYFSKKFRKKGRVMYSNISSNISESKDSNLNRSKTVFYQSADPDDIRNQLTQNKSQSNNSSFSAGYTEPVSDSATVSLNVGYSSKISRNTRNVNDFNAITGDYSAYNALLSNLMNQNINQFSPELLFDINKKKITVWGSAKLDVSDMKVNSVFNGQQTLLTKSFVLPSHNMSIQYNFSENKSLNLYSYSYFDIPTAQQLTPYTDYVNPLIVYQGNPDLKNTWNTEVFLNFYNYNILKNINYYANASFNYRNNDIVNYSYYDSSGKQLVTYANISGNKNANFGGGISKTFKWKENKLTIGPKFNMNYAYNKGFINNQVYSSQVYSITPALGITYEIKDKITLKPSYYLAYQFSDYTHYSIDQVKTTNQSLKLEMTNYILKSRLVLGNDFEYNTSSNIAPGFKRDFYFWNTSIGYSFFDKQLTAKVKVYDVLNQNQSVRRVISQAYFEDREDLILKRYIMFSLSMKLNKFAGKKVKT, from the coding sequence ATGCTTAAAATTGATGCTGATAAACTGATTTCCTATTCCAAAATATTTGACAAAATAGATCAACAGGTGTCTTTGGGAAATATTGAGCTTGAGAACAATACGGTACATACTATCGAGGAGGTTAAACTTAGTGTGGCACCGGTTAAAATTAAAAAAGATACCATTGAATTCAATGCCTCCTCCATCAAGATCCGGCCGGACAGTAAAATTGAGGAGCTGCTTAAACAGATTCCCGGTGTGGAGATCAGCAACGAGGGCAAAATAATGGTCAATGGAAAAGAAGCCGACCAGATTATGATCAACGGTAAGCCCTTCTTTGATAAGGACGGTAAGATTGCGCTTCAGAATCTTCCTGCAGACCTCATCAAAAACATCCAGTTCACCACGACGAAAACGAAAGAGGAAGAACTTACCGGAAAAACGGCAAAATCCAAGAATACTACTATTAACTTCAATATCGACGAAAAGAAAAACAAAGGCCTGATTTCCAGAATCACGGCCGGCTACGGATCTGATAAGCGCTATGAAGGGAGCGCATTGATCAGCTATTTTAAAAAAGATACCAAAATAAGCCTTCTGGCGTCTTCTAACAACATCAACTCCCGTGGATTCTCCAACAATGAGATCTTTGATAGCATGGGCAACGGAAGAAATGCCTGGATGATGCAGGGCGGCAGCATCATGAGCTCCGGAGGCACTACATATTATATGCCTTCAGGTGATAATTTAAAAGGGATTCAGAGATCTACGGTTGTCGGGTTTAACTATAATGACAAGCTGGGGAAGGATATCGATCTGGACGCATTCAGCCTTATGTACAATGATAATAACCTGAAAACCCGGTCCAAAGCCTCAAGATCTACCCTCCTTCCGGATTCTGTACTGAAAACCAATTCCGAAAGCGACGGCGAAACGGAAAACAGGCAGTACAGCTTTGATACTTCGTCAAAAGTCAAAATTGATTCGCTGACCAGTTTTTATTTCTCGCCTTCGTTCTCGCATACCAAAAGCTACAGTACCGGAAACTCTGCTTCATCTACATTCAGGAATAATGAGCAACTCAATGAAAATACATCTTTTACGAGGACAGATTCTGAAAACAACTCTTTCAACCCCAATATTTATTTCTCCAAAAAGTTCAGGAAGAAAGGAAGGGTGATGTACAGCAATATTTCCAGCAATATTTCAGAGTCCAAAGACAGCAACCTGAACCGATCGAAAACCGTATTTTACCAGAGTGCTGATCCGGATGACATCAGGAACCAGCTGACCCAAAACAAAAGTCAGAGTAACAACTCTTCTTTCAGCGCAGGATATACAGAGCCTGTTTCTGATTCTGCCACTGTCAGCCTGAATGTGGGCTACAGCTCAAAAATCAGCAGAAACACGAGGAATGTGAATGATTTTAACGCAATAACCGGAGATTACTCTGCTTACAACGCTCTTCTGTCTAACCTGATGAACCAGAATATCAATCAGTTTTCACCGGAACTTTTATTTGATATCAATAAAAAGAAAATCACGGTCTGGGGATCTGCAAAACTGGATGTATCCGATATGAAAGTCAATTCCGTATTCAACGGACAACAGACCCTCCTGACTAAAAGCTTTGTCTTGCCTTCCCACAACATGAGCATCCAATACAACTTTTCTGAAAACAAAAGCTTAAATCTTTATAGCTATTCCTACTTTGATATCCCAACCGCACAGCAGCTTACTCCCTACACCGATTATGTGAATCCGCTGATCGTCTACCAGGGGAATCCTGACCTCAAAAATACTTGGAACACTGAAGTTTTTTTGAATTTCTATAATTATAACATACTGAAAAACATCAATTATTACGCAAATGCCAGCTTCAATTACAGGAATAATGATATCGTTAATTATTCCTACTACGATTCATCCGGCAAGCAGCTGGTCACCTACGCGAATATAAGCGGGAACAAGAATGCCAACTTTGGAGGTGGCATCAGCAAAACCTTCAAATGGAAAGAAAATAAGCTGACAATAGGTCCTAAATTCAACATGAATTATGCCTACAACAAAGGATTTATCAACAATCAGGTATACAGCAGCCAGGTATACAGCATTACACCTGCATTGGGAATTACGTACGAGATCAAAGATAAGATTACACTGAAACCGTCGTACTACCTGGCCTACCAGTTCTCAGATTACACCCATTACAGCATCGATCAGGTAAAGACCACCAACCAGTCCTTAAAACTGGAAATGACCAACTACATCCTGAAAAGCCGCCTGGTTTTGGGAAATGATTTTGAATACAACACCAGCTCAAATATAGCTCCAGGATTCAAGCGAGACTTTTACTTCTGGAATACCAGCATAGGCTATTCATTCTTTGACAAGCAGCTCACTGCCAAAGTAAAGGTCTATGATGTCCTGAACCAGAACCAGAGCGTAAGAAGAGTGATCTCACAAGCCTATTTTGAAGACCGTGAAGACCTTATCCTCAAACGTTACATTATGTTTTCCCTCAGCATGAAGCTGAATAAGTTTGCGGGGAAGAAGGTGAAGACTTAA
- a CDS encoding SH3 domain-containing protein, translated as MSTLQDKYSGVISAAQSAGITDLQVQEQDGILYVSGHASNTAAKDAVWNALGAIDSSYSASDINIDVQVAGLSAGAPLTVATEDSNLNIRQEPSTDAAVVGKASKGSSVTLIEQTSDDWWKVKTDDGQEGYAYSRYLKA; from the coding sequence ATGAGCACATTACAAGATAAATATTCAGGTGTAATTTCTGCAGCACAGTCTGCCGGCATTACCGATCTACAGGTTCAGGAACAGGATGGCATCCTGTATGTTTCCGGACATGCATCCAATACAGCAGCTAAAGATGCAGTATGGAATGCTTTAGGCGCAATTGACTCTTCGTATTCCGCTTCAGACATCAATATCGATGTTCAGGTAGCCGGTCTATCTGCTGGAGCTCCACTTACCGTAGCTACAGAAGATTCCAACCTTAATATCCGCCAGGAGCCTTCCACAGATGCCGCAGTGGTAGGAAAAGCATCCAAAGGATCTTCCGTAACCCTGATCGAACAGACTTCCGATGACTGGTGGAAGGTAAAAACAGATGACGGACAGGAAGGATATGCCTATTCAAGGTACCTGAAAGCATAA
- a CDS encoding BON domain-containing protein, with translation MKKTITMAALAVAISFGAVSCKKKVSDADLQTQATTVVTSNPNASVEIKDGVAHLSGTFESQEAKDAMIKQLKAINGVKEVHDMATVAPSTAVTPVDTQSATDPAVQQKVQDALKDFPSVKVQTINGELTLTGNVSAQQARKIKESVDALKVGKVNYNYTVK, from the coding sequence ATGAAAAAAACCATCACCATGGCTGCACTGGCTGTAGCTATTTCCTTCGGAGCGGTTTCATGTAAAAAGAAAGTTTCTGATGCAGATTTACAGACGCAGGCTACTACGGTAGTAACGTCAAACCCTAATGCATCGGTTGAGATCAAAGACGGAGTTGCCCATCTGAGCGGAACCTTTGAGAGCCAGGAAGCTAAAGATGCCATGATCAAACAACTGAAAGCTATCAACGGAGTGAAAGAAGTTCACGACATGGCTACTGTTGCTCCTTCTACAGCAGTGACTCCGGTGGATACCCAATCTGCCACAGATCCTGCCGTTCAGCAGAAAGTTCAGGATGCACTTAAAGATTTCCCTTCCGTGAAAGTACAGACCATTAACGGTGAGCTTACCCTTACCGGAAACGTATCTGCGCAGCAGGCCAGAAAGATCAAAGAATCGGTTGATGCCCTGAAAGTAGGGAAAGTAAATTATAACTATACTGTAAAATAA
- a CDS encoding dicarboxylate/amino acid:cation symporter yields the protein MKGQNKLFIAIIIALVLGVAIGGLVHVQYPESAESFSKNIKLLGTVFIRLVQMIIAPLVFTTLVVGIAKMSDIKMIGRVGTKAMLWFISASLLSLFIGLMLVNWLEPGHVTQLPIQDAASAEDLLKTSKGFSMEDFVKHVIPKSLFEAFATNEVLQIVVFSIMFGIALANMGEEYSQPVIKLFDIVAHGILKMVGYIMWFAPFGVLGAIAAVVATNGFEIFKVYAIYLRDFFFALGILWLALLLVGYFILGNRLFELLRRIKEPLLIAFSTTSSEAVFPKLVEELERFGCNNRVVSFILPLGYSFNLDGSMMYMTFASIFIAQIYGIEMSLGQQITMLLVLMLTSKGIAGVPRASLVIIVATCSMFGIPPEGIALILPIDHFCDMGRSMTNVLGNALATSAVSKWEGQLDNHGGGDL from the coding sequence ATGAAAGGACAAAACAAACTCTTTATAGCCATTATTATAGCCCTTGTTCTTGGGGTAGCCATCGGAGGCCTTGTACATGTACAATATCCGGAAAGCGCAGAATCATTTTCTAAGAATATCAAACTTTTAGGGACCGTATTCATCAGGCTGGTACAGATGATCATTGCGCCTCTGGTATTTACCACCCTTGTTGTGGGAATAGCCAAGATGAGTGACATCAAAATGATCGGAAGGGTAGGGACTAAGGCCATGCTGTGGTTTATTTCCGCTTCCCTGCTGTCTCTGTTTATAGGATTGATGCTGGTGAACTGGCTGGAACCCGGGCATGTGACACAGCTGCCTATTCAGGATGCAGCTTCGGCGGAGGATCTTCTGAAGACCAGCAAAGGCTTTTCCATGGAAGATTTTGTAAAGCATGTTATCCCTAAAAGTTTGTTTGAGGCTTTTGCCACCAATGAAGTACTGCAGATCGTGGTATTTTCCATTATGTTCGGGATTGCACTGGCGAATATGGGCGAAGAATATTCGCAGCCGGTGATTAAATTATTTGATATCGTAGCCCACGGGATCCTGAAAATGGTTGGCTACATCATGTGGTTCGCGCCGTTTGGGGTGCTGGGAGCTATCGCTGCAGTGGTTGCTACCAATGGATTTGAGATCTTTAAAGTATATGCGATTTACCTCAGGGACTTTTTCTTTGCTTTAGGCATACTCTGGCTGGCACTTTTACTGGTAGGGTATTTCATCCTGGGCAACCGTCTTTTCGAGCTTCTGAGGAGGATCAAAGAACCTTTGCTGATCGCTTTTTCAACTACGAGCTCCGAAGCGGTATTCCCCAAGCTTGTGGAAGAGCTGGAACGATTCGGCTGCAACAACAGGGTGGTATCGTTCATCCTGCCGCTCGGGTATTCATTTAACCTGGACGGAAGCATGATGTACATGACCTTTGCCTCCATATTCATAGCACAGATTTATGGGATTGAGATGTCTCTCGGTCAGCAGATTACCATGCTGCTGGTTCTGATGCTTACCTCAAAAGGGATTGCCGGTGTTCCGAGGGCTTCCCTGGTCATCATTGTGGCTACCTGTTCCATGTTCGGGATCCCGCCGGAAGGTATTGCCCTGATTTTACCAATCGACCATTTCTGCGATATGGGAAGAAGCATGACGAATGTCCTCGGCAATGCCCTGGCTACTTCTGCCGTTTCCAAATGGGAAGGACAGCTGGACAATCATGGTGGTGGGGACCTTTAA
- a CDS encoding phytanoyl-CoA dioxygenase family protein has translation MTGWEEYRKQIADDGFVVIHDVFSEEEIKKIIDGIENADTSCETFRKSEDLFAIRQFLKGVPEVRKSVFSSRLTAIIKEIFGNSYLAVKSIYFDKPESSNWYVAYHQDLTISVDRKAEIEGFGPWTTKQDQFGVQPPLEILGNIFTIRIHLDDTDEYNGALKVVPGSHAKGIYRPETIDWTIEKEAICSVKKGGIMIMKPLLLHGSNRTTNGKRRRVIHIEFSDLELPGGLQWSEKISGL, from the coding sequence ATGACAGGATGGGAAGAATATAGAAAGCAGATTGCTGATGACGGTTTTGTCGTGATTCATGATGTATTCTCTGAAGAGGAAATAAAAAAGATCATTGATGGTATCGAGAATGCCGATACTTCCTGTGAAACGTTCAGGAAATCGGAAGACCTTTTTGCCATCCGGCAGTTCCTGAAAGGAGTGCCAGAGGTCAGGAAATCAGTTTTCAGCAGCCGGCTAACGGCAATTATCAAAGAAATCTTTGGCAACAGTTATTTAGCTGTAAAAAGTATTTATTTTGATAAGCCCGAATCGTCCAACTGGTATGTTGCCTATCATCAGGATCTCACCATTTCCGTAGACCGGAAAGCTGAAATTGAGGGGTTTGGTCCATGGACCACCAAACAAGACCAGTTTGGTGTGCAGCCGCCACTGGAAATCCTCGGAAATATTTTTACCATCAGAATCCATCTGGATGATACGGATGAATACAACGGTGCACTGAAAGTAGTTCCCGGCTCTCATGCCAAAGGTATTTACAGGCCTGAAACCATCGACTGGACTATCGAAAAAGAGGCAATCTGCAGTGTGAAAAAGGGTGGGATCATGATTATGAAGCCATTGCTGCTGCATGGATCCAACAGGACGACAAACGGAAAAAGACGAAGGGTCATCCATATAGAATTTTCCGATCTTGAGCTTCCCGGCGGACTGCAATGGTCTGAAAAAATAAGCGGATTATGA
- a CDS encoding GH92 family glycosyl hydrolase has protein sequence MKKILFVLLGVISAHAFSQNYAQYVNPFIGTGGHGHTFPGAIVPFGMVQLSPDTRIDGSWDGCSGYHYSDSVIYGFSHTHLNGTGVSDYGDIMLMPTMGKASLNSKEYSSLFSHKNEKATAGFYSVKLNKNNIDVRLTTTKRVGYHEYTFNNAGTANIILDLNHRDKLLEGEVRIIDPKTVEVFRRSSAWATDQYIYARIEFSKPVEISRKEVNGTQDRNVYTGTRLALAFSAKVKKGEKINVKVAISPTGYEGAGKNMLAEGKSNDFESIRKMAAADWDKELSKIEVKSADKNKLTIFYTALYHVFTQPNINMDTDGKYRGRDNKFYMAKGFDYYTVFSLWDTFRGAHPLMTLIDRKRTSDFINTFIKQYEQGGKLPVWELASNETECMIGYHAVSVIADAMAKGIKGFDYEKAFEASKHSAMLDIFGLNAYKQNNYISIDDEHESVSKTVEYAYDDWCIAQMAKILGKKEDYQYFMKRSQNWKNLYNPENGFMQPRKNGNWYQPFDPREVNNNYTEGNSWHYSYSVQQDIPGLIAAHGGKEKFEQFIDAIFAAPDKTTGREQVDITGLIGQYAQGNEPSHHIAYLYNYVGKPEKTDEKIKYILDHFYKNAPDGLIGNEDCGQMSAWYILSTLGIYAVTPGLPEWQTTKPYFDEIKIHLEDGTTRTITPNTGRDELRKLGFENVRAFKDLKYDELTASPVIAADRLFDFSTKVTITPLNPEDKLYYMTLDEGDANVRKTFKAYKEPFTINTTTMVSAYAERNGEKSSITTANFNRRPNHWDITVNATMNPQYTAGGKLALIDGIHGDINWRKGEWQGYQGQNFEAIIDFKSPQDMTRLSSTYLQDSRAWILMPKKVEYYASMNGKDYILLSTVNNTVDPKDETVQVKEFSADILPTQARYLKVKAYYYGKLPEWHQGAGGEAYIFLDEISVK, from the coding sequence ATGAAAAAAATACTTTTTGTCCTCTTGGGTGTGATTTCAGCCCATGCTTTTTCACAAAATTATGCGCAATACGTCAATCCGTTTATAGGGACCGGGGGCCACGGCCATACATTTCCGGGGGCGATTGTTCCTTTCGGGATGGTCCAGCTATCACCTGACACCCGTATAGACGGCAGCTGGGACGGATGCAGCGGTTACCACTATTCCGATTCTGTAATCTATGGCTTTTCACATACGCACCTTAACGGTACAGGGGTTTCGGATTACGGAGACATTATGCTGATGCCAACCATGGGAAAGGCCAGCCTCAACTCTAAAGAATACTCATCTTTATTTTCCCATAAAAATGAAAAGGCCACTGCCGGATTTTATTCGGTAAAACTGAATAAGAACAATATCGATGTCCGGCTCACCACAACTAAAAGGGTGGGCTATCATGAATATACTTTCAACAACGCGGGAACCGCCAATATCATCCTGGACCTGAACCATCGCGATAAGCTGCTGGAAGGCGAAGTGAGGATTATAGATCCTAAAACCGTTGAAGTATTCAGGAGGAGCTCCGCATGGGCTACCGACCAGTATATCTATGCGAGAATTGAGTTTTCTAAGCCTGTGGAAATTTCCCGCAAAGAAGTGAACGGAACCCAGGACCGCAATGTGTATACCGGAACCAGGCTGGCGCTGGCTTTCTCAGCTAAGGTGAAAAAGGGTGAAAAAATCAATGTAAAAGTAGCCATTTCCCCAACAGGTTATGAAGGAGCAGGAAAAAATATGCTGGCAGAAGGGAAATCCAATGATTTTGAAAGCATCAGAAAGATGGCAGCCGCAGACTGGGATAAGGAACTCTCCAAAATAGAAGTAAAATCCGCTGACAAAAATAAGCTTACCATTTTTTATACTGCACTATACCATGTCTTTACCCAGCCGAACATCAACATGGATACCGACGGGAAATACAGGGGAAGGGACAATAAATTCTACATGGCCAAAGGCTTTGATTATTATACGGTCTTTTCCCTGTGGGATACTTTCAGGGGAGCCCATCCTTTAATGACGCTGATCGACAGAAAAAGGACTTCCGACTTCATCAATACCTTCATCAAACAGTATGAGCAGGGAGGAAAGCTTCCGGTATGGGAACTGGCTTCCAATGAGACGGAATGCATGATCGGCTACCACGCAGTATCCGTCATTGCAGATGCCATGGCCAAAGGTATCAAAGGATTTGATTATGAAAAGGCTTTTGAGGCATCCAAACATTCGGCTATGCTGGATATCTTCGGGCTGAATGCCTATAAACAGAATAACTACATCAGCATAGATGATGAACATGAAAGCGTTTCCAAAACCGTTGAATATGCCTATGATGACTGGTGCATTGCCCAGATGGCCAAAATTTTAGGCAAAAAGGAGGATTACCAGTATTTTATGAAACGTTCCCAGAACTGGAAAAACCTCTACAATCCTGAAAACGGATTTATGCAGCCGAGGAAGAACGGCAACTGGTACCAGCCTTTTGATCCAAGAGAAGTGAACAACAATTATACGGAAGGTAATTCATGGCATTATTCCTATTCCGTACAGCAAGATATCCCGGGACTGATAGCCGCCCATGGAGGAAAGGAAAAATTTGAGCAGTTTATTGATGCTATTTTTGCTGCTCCGGACAAAACCACGGGAAGGGAACAGGTAGACATCACCGGCCTTATAGGACAGTATGCCCAGGGAAATGAGCCGAGCCATCATATCGCCTACCTGTACAATTATGTAGGCAAGCCTGAGAAAACCGACGAGAAGATAAAGTATATCCTGGACCATTTTTATAAAAATGCCCCGGACGGGCTGATCGGCAATGAAGACTGCGGACAGATGAGTGCCTGGTATATTTTGAGTACACTGGGAATTTATGCCGTGACCCCGGGATTACCGGAATGGCAAACCACAAAACCTTATTTCGATGAGATAAAAATCCATCTTGAAGACGGAACCACCCGGACGATTACCCCCAATACCGGAAGAGATGAACTCAGGAAGCTAGGCTTTGAAAATGTACGTGCATTCAAAGACCTGAAATATGATGAGCTTACCGCTTCTCCCGTGATTGCAGCAGACCGCCTGTTCGACTTTTCCACCAAAGTAACCATAACCCCGCTGAACCCGGAAGACAAATTATATTACATGACCCTGGATGAAGGCGATGCCAATGTGAGGAAAACATTTAAGGCGTACAAAGAGCCTTTTACCATCAACACAACCACCATGGTTTCAGCTTATGCGGAACGGAACGGCGAGAAAAGTTCGATCACCACGGCCAATTTTAACAGGAGACCGAATCATTGGGATATTACGGTAAATGCTACGATGAATCCCCAATATACAGCAGGAGGCAAATTGGCGCTGATAGACGGCATCCACGGAGATATCAACTGGAGAAAAGGTGAATGGCAGGGATACCAGGGACAGAATTTTGAGGCCATTATTGATTTCAAATCTCCTCAGGACATGACCAGACTATCTTCCACATATCTCCAGGACAGCCGCGCATGGATCCTGATGCCTAAAAAAGTGGAATATTATGCCTCGATGAACGGTAAAGATTATATTTTGTTATCTACTGTCAATAATACGGTAGACCCGAAAGATGAAACAGTGCAGGTAAAAGAATTCAGCGCTGATATTCTTCCTACACAAGCCCGTTATCTTAAAGTAAAAGCATACTACTACGGAAAACTTCCTGAATGGCATCAGGGCGCCGGAGGCGAAGCTTATATCTTTTTGGATGAAATTTCAGTGAAATAG